CCAAGCGAGTAGGCCACGGGGGCACCCTGGACCCAGCAGCTACGGGCGTGCTGCCCATTGCGGTGGGCAAAGCCACGCGCCTGCTGCAATATTTGCCGGAGGACAAGGCTTACCGGGCAACAGTACGCTTTGGGGTGACGACAGCAACCGATGACCTAGAGGGCGATGTGCTCTCCCAGCAGGCAGCGCCCGACTTGACGCTTGAGGCGATCGCCCCCCTCCTGACGCAGTTTTTGGGCACCATTAACCAAATTCCGCCCCGCTACAGCGCCATCCAGGTCGACGGCAAGCGACTCTATGACCGCGCGCGGGCGGGCGAAGACTTTGAGGTCCCAGCACGGACGGTCGAGGTCTACGATATTCGGGTTCTGGAGTGGCGATCGCAGGCGTATCCCGAGCTGGATCTGGAGATCGCCTGCGGCCCCGGCACCTATATTCGCTCGATCGCGCGAGACCTGGGCGCCGCCGCAGGCACCGGCGCGGCGCTAGCCCAGCTCCAGCGCACCGCAAGCTGCGGGTTTCGCCTCCAGGACAGCCTGAGCCTGGAGGAGCTGGCAGCGGCCCTAGAGGGCGATCGCCTGCCGCTCACCGAGCCCAACGACGCCTTGCGGCACCTGCCGACGATTCAGCTATCCGAGCCCCTCGTGGCCCTGTGGCTCAACGGTCGTCGCCTGCCCCTAGCAGAGCTGGGAGACCTCGAGCCTGGGATAGCCACCGCTCCGAGCGTGCGCATCCAGGACCCAGCGGGTACGTTCCTGGGCATTGCCGCGATCGCCCTCGACGCTGAGCCAGCGCTGCTTGTGCCCAAGCTGGTTTTTAACTGAGGCTGAAGCAGGCGATCGCCTAGAAATTCATCGCTTCCGGCGGAGCAATGTCTCCGCCCACCGACACACCACCCCGAGAAGACTGGAGTCCCGGCGTACTGATCGGGGCCGGGTCGCTCAGGGACGAAGATTGATCCGAAGGCGTAACCGGATCATTGAGCGGATGGGACGACGTGTCTGGCGCAGACTGCTGAGAAATCCAGAATAGGCCGCCCACTGCGCCCGCCATCAGGGCAGCATACCCCAGGTACAGATGCGCCGAGCCCAGGCCTTCCATGCCACCGCTGCTGGAGTTTTGGCCAGTTGTTTCCGGGTGATACCACGATGGAATAACGGACTTCACTGGGTCAGGAGCTGGCAGGGAAGCCGCCAGAACGCCGCCATCGAGTTTGAGGGCGTTGCCGATGCGGCGGATAAACCCGCGCACATACACGTCCTCCGGCAGCAGGCCCATGTTGCCATCCTCCAGCGCCTTGATCAGATGCATCGGCACCAGCGTTTGATTGTGGAGCTGCGTGACCGAGAGCGAGGCCGCCTCTCGAGCCTGGCGCAGGGTTTGGCCAATTTCCTTGAGGGCTGTTTCTCGGCTGGCTTCTAACAGTTGTTCTTGTTCGACGGCGCTGAGCCGTTTTTTCGGCTTGTTAGCAGGCCGGAAGAAGGGCGTGGGCACATCCTGATCCAAAGCTTCGGCCTGGGTGTCCACCGTGGTGTCTACCTCAGGCGTCAGCGCCGTCGCGGAGATCTGGAGCAGATGGGGCGATGGCGGGGGAGCAGGCGGCGGCACAGGCCGACCGGCTGCCGCAGTGGTGCCGCTGACGGGCGGAGCACTCGTCTGGGCGATCGCCATCGACTGGGTCAGATAGCGACAAGCCAGCCGAATGGCTTCTCGGCCCACGGTTTTGACCAAAACTTGGGCGCTTTCCGCCGCTTCTCCCAGCAAGACTTGCAAACCTGCCAGCGATCGCCCATAGACATCGCTTTGCTGAAACTCCGCCTCGATTTGGCCCACCAGTGACTGCAAATACTCTTGAGAAATCTCAACGGCTGGGCTACTTGCGCTATCCAAGGAATAAATAGGCTTCAAAACCACGATTGCACGGCCTCCACACTACCGACTGAACAGGACTTGCAAAGGAATCGCGGCAGGCGGAAACAGTCCCCAGGCTCCACCTCACCACCAAGCCAGCTTCCGGACTGAAAATTGGCCTACCCCCTCTATTCAGAGCCTTTCCTGCCTCTCCGGACAATCTAGACAACCGCTGGCTTTGGCCCGCCCAGCCTCAGCTACCAAAACCAAGCCGGCCCGCTGGGCAGCAGGCCGGCTTGAATCAACGTGATTGCAGTGCATCGAGACGAGACTATACTCCCAAGAAACCAAGCCACTTAGGCAAGAGCAACTCTGTGGCCCTGCCAGCGAGGCCCTGTCAGTAAGGGCGGCTTTCGGACTCGCAGTCCCGCGCCAGGCATCGCTCTAGAAACTGAACTTGATACAGTGACCAAAAACGTTTGGGACTCATAATCAGAGGACTGGAGTTATCAAAAAGGGGCTGATTGAGATACTTCCAGAGGGGAAAGCGGAGGCTGCTATGTTTGGGATCCATGGGTGGAACGCTTGGAATGAAATGTATCGAGTGCTACAGACAACCAATCCCTCAGCAATTAGACTTTCTGGCCTGTTGTCTGTTCACTCTAATTTGCCAAAATCTTCGAGGGTTGCGTTAGTCAGGATCACGGAACCCTTGACAATTTTTATTGCTGAAATCTATTCGCATCCGGGAACTTTCGAAATTCTTCCCAGCGCGCTTTTCAACTGACAGGCACAATTCGGTCAAAAATCTCGCGTTTGGGCTGGTTTTGGGGCGATCGCGCCCTATGAAACGAACTAAAAACCAGTGTGAAGTTTGGCTTGATTTGAGTCATATAACCTTAACAAAGCGCGGCAAGAGATTCTCTGGTTTGGTAACAAGTCTGTTACCTACTGGAACGACAATTTAGACAGAAACGGCAAGGCACAGAGGGCAATGCTTCTTGACGAGCGGGCTCGTTAGCAGCTCAATCGGGTGAGAAGCGCGGCGATCGCGCGTCATCGGCTTCTTGGACTCGCTAGAGCAGCTTGTTCGAGGATTCAGCTTTATTGAGCCGGATTTCGCAGGAGAGTGACATCTGTTTGAAGAGGCAAAGTGAGTCTCTGCTTCTCTACCCAAAGAGGGAGCAGCCTCAGCCTTGATTTCGCTGCGGTTTGCCCCCTGATTGCGCTCCAGACTTCTGGCGCGATCGCGCTTTGGCAGGCCGGTGAGCAGTTTGAGTAGCCCTTGCAAACGAAAAAGGCATTCCCTCGCTTCAGGAATGCCTTTTTCGCTTTGTATTACTTAGATGCGGACGAAAGGACTTGAACCTTCACGCCTTGCGGCACTAGAACCTAAATCTAGCGCGTCTACCAATTCCGCCACGTCCGCAGGTCATTAGCCAAACCATCATAGCAAAGCTCTCCGGGCGCGACACACCCTTGCTTCAGGAATTGTGGAACATTTTGTAAAGGCTGCGGTCAGAAAAGCTTGAAACTGGACGGAACGCAGCGTTTTGCACACTGATAGAGAAAAGTCGGGCGATCGCCGATTGGCGGGGCCTCGAATCGGCTATGATTGCCGAAAAATCATCTGTCAGGCTGTCTTTCCGTCGCTGCTCTCTTTTTGGGCGATCGCGTTTTGTTTTTAGGCCGATCGGACGGTCCTGCTGCTCCATTCAGGCACTGCTCCGGCGCGACTCAAACCGTTTCTCAGGCGCGATCGCGGCTCATCTCCGCGTATTCTAGAGGCTCTCGCTATGCGCGTTTCCACCGCCGCTCTTTTGACGATGACCGCTGCTGCTGGCTGCTTGGCCACGCCAGCGGAGGCCAGCCCTGCGACGCTCGCGGCTTTGGATACAGCCCCAGCTCAGGCTGTCTCGCCATCACCGATTTCGCCAGCAATTTCGACGGCGATCGCCGAGCCCGAGACCCTAGCCGTGCAAGAATTTGCGGCTCCGACCGTCGTTGCGCAGGTCTACGGCACCTATCAAAGCGCAGCGCCTGAATCTGGGACGTCTCTTTCCCAAAACACCCCGACAACCACAGTCCCCACCACCGCCGAAACTTCTCAAACGCCCGCCAACGCCTTTCCACGGCCAGAACCAGCAGCAGAACCGGCGGCAGCACAAGCGGCCGCAGCGGACGGCACTGATTTGGCCTTGCTGACTGTCAGCGTCGAAGTCGTGGGCGCCGAGGGCGAGCTAGCGTCTTTGGTGCGGGACACGGTGCAGACGCGGCCCGGCGGCGAAACGAGCCAGGAGCAGATCCAGGCGGATATCCAGGCCCTGCGCAACACTGGTCTTTTTCGCTCGGTCGAAGCGTCCAGCCGCGACACCAATGAAGGGCTGATTGTGGTGTTCCAGGTGGACCCGATCACGGTGCAAAGCGTGCGAGTCGAAGGGGCGACGGTCCTCACGGATGCGATCGCCGCTCAGCAGTTTCAGGCCCAAATCGGCCAAACCGTTGATCCGGCCCTGCTGCGGCGCGGGATCCAGGGCGTCGGCCGCTGGTACGCCGACAATGGCTACACCCTGGCTCGCGTCTTGGCAGTCCGGCCCTCCACCAGCGGCGTGGTCACCCTAGAGGTGGCCGAGGGCGTCGTGGGCGAAGTCCGCCTCCGCTTCGTAGATGAGGAGGGCAGCCCCGTAGACGAAAATGGCGATCCGGTGGAAGGTCGGACGGACGAAGAATTTATTCGGCGCGAGATTCAGCTTCAGCCGGGCCAAGTCTTCCGGACGAAGGCTGCCCAAGAGGATCTGCGACGACTCTATGAGCTGGGGCTCTTCTCGGATGCCAATGTCTCCCTCGACGGCAACGCCAGCAACGTCATCGTTACCTACAACGTGTCCGAAACGCCTTCTCGGGCAGTGAATTTCGGCGGTGGCTATGACTCCAACACGGGGGTCTACGGGACCATTACTTATAACGATCGCAACGTGAGCGGCACCGGCCAGCAGCTCAACACCAATGTCTTGATTGGCACCCGCGATTTTCAGTTTGACGGCCGCTTCTCTAGCCCCTACCGAGAAAGCAACCCCGATCGCCCGGGCTACAGCGTCAATGCCTTCCGTCGCCGCACGGTTTCTTCCACGTTCAACGACGAGGTGGATTTGCCCAATGGAGATGATCCCCGCGAGGGTCGCTACGGCGGCGGCGTCAACCTGACTAAGCCCATTGGCGACGGCTGGCGCGGCACCCTGGGCCTCAACTACACCCGCACCAGCATTCGCGATTCGGACGGCGAGCTGGCCCCCTTTGATGAGCTGGGCAACCGCCTGAGCTTTAGCGAGAACGGCATCGACGATCTGACGACGGTCTCTCTCTCGGCCTCCCGTGACGATCGCGACAATCCGCGCAACCCGACCTCTGGCTCAGCGCTGACCCTCAGTACGGAGCAGTCGATCCCCCTGGGTGAGGGCAATATTTTGATGAATCGCGTCCGGGCCGACTACTCATACTATTTGCCGGTGACCTGGCTGGACTCGGGGGACGAAGACGATCGCGAGGTCTTGGCCTTCAACTTGCAGGGGGGAACGACCCTCGGCGATCTGCCGCCCTACCAAGCCTTCAACCTGGGCGGGACAAACTCGGTGCGGGGCTACGGCTCGGGGGATGTGGGCAGCGGCCGCAGCTATATCCTGGGCTCCGCAGAGTATCGCTTCCCGGTGTTTGATCCGGTGGGGGCGGTGGTGTTTCTGGACTTTGCCAGCGACTTGGGCTCGGGAGATACGGTGCCCGGAGAACCGGCGGAGGTGCGCGGCAAGCCGGGAAGTGGCGTTGGCTACGGCTTCGGCGTGCGGGTGAAGTCGCCGGTGGGCCTGATCCGCGCGGACTACGGCTTCAATGACGATGGGGAAGGCCGTCTGCACGTGGGCATTGGCCAGAAGTTCTAGGAGCGGATGGTTTCGCTGATCCCCAAAGAGTCAGCAAGTTTTTGGGAAACGGGGGCTGTCGCCGCTGAAGTTCTGAGGATGCGGGCGATCGCCGCTTTGGCTACTCGATCTACAGGCGCTGTGGAAGTCAGTAGCATTGTATTGTTGTGAAGAACTTTTGCGATGGCGGGCGATCGCGGGCATGACTGCTCGTCCCGGCATCCCGTGTCCTGGGAGAGTGCGCGATGAACTCTTTGGTCGGTCAAACCCTGCAAAACGGCAAGTACACGCTCCAGGAAGAAATCGGGCGTGGTGGCTTTGGCGTGACGTACAAGGCAACCCACCATTATTTGGGTCAGTGGGTGGTGATCAAAACCCTCAATGAAGGGATGCACAACCACCCTGATTTTCAGGCGTCAGAACAAAAGTTTCAGGACGAGGCGCGACGCCTAGCGGCCTGTAGCCATCCCAATATCGTGCGGGTGAGCGACTTCTTTATCGAAGGCGGCCTGCCCTACATGGTGATGGACTATATTCCAGGCCCCACCCTCGACAAGCTGGTTTTTCCCAATAATCCGCTGCCCGAGGCGCTGGCAGTCCACTACAGCCGCCAGATCGGGGCGGCGCTCCAGGCCGTTCACCAAAATGGCTTGCTCCATCGGGATGTGAAGCCGCAAAACGTGATTTTGCGGGAGGGCACTCAGGATGTGGTGCTGATTGACTTTGGCATCGCGCGGGAGTTTTCGCCCAATGTGACCCAGGTGCACACGAGCATGGTGTCGGCGGGCTATGCGCCCATCGAGCAGTATCTGACGAAGGCGAAGTATACGCCTGCCAGTGATGTGTATGGGCTGGCGGCGACGCTGTATGCGCTGGTGACGGCCCAAGTGCCAGTGGCGTCGATCCTGCGCGATCGCCAGCCCCTGGCAATGCCCCGCAGCATCAATCCCCAGCTGAGCCCGGCCCTGGAGCAGGCGATCTTGCGGGGAATGGCGATGGAGGTAGACCAGCGCCCGCCCACGATGGATGCGTGGCTGGCGCTGCTGCCAGCGACCGGCGTGGCAGCGGGCGCGATGAAAGGGGAAACCCGCACTCAGACGGCGGCCACGGTGCCGGTGATGCCGCGCCGGCCAGCGCCGCCGCGATCGCCCGCAGCGACCCGCGCCGCCGCACCGAAGCCTCGCACGGCTGCGCCGCCCCGGCGATCGCCCTCGCCTGCCGCGCCGCGCCGCACGGGCGATCCGGCGTCGTTTCCCATGGCGCTGTTTGGCCTGATTGCCCTGGCGGTGATCATTGGATCGGCGATCGCCGCGTTCCAGATTCAGCGCGATCGCCCCTCAGCACCCTCGCCCTCACCCGCCCCCGAGACTCCCAGCAGCGAGCCCAGCCCGTCGATCGCGCCGCCGATCGATTTGGCGCCGCCCGAGCCCAGCGAGTCTCCAAGCCCTGAGCCCAGCGTACCGCCCGAGCCCTCACCCCCTTCGCCGGAACCCAGCGAGTCTCCTTCACCGAGTCCCGAACCAACCGCCTCCCCCAGTCCAGAGCCCACGGTTTCGCCGTCCCCCGAGCCCGTCGAGGAAAGTCCTGCGCCCGAGCCCAGCCCCGAACCGCCCGTCGAGCCAGTGCCGCCCGAGCCCGAACCAGTGCCCCCTGAGGTAGTCAATCCCGAACCGGTAGAGCCAGCACCTCCTCCCGCTGAGCCCCAGCCGCCGGTCTAGGCTGCTGACGTGGCAGCCTGGCCAAGGGGAATCTGGATCACAAACTCGGTGGTGCTGGGCGGCGTGGTCTGACAGCGAATCACGCCTTGGTGCTGCTGGACCACGATTTGGTAGCTGATGGCCAGCCCCATCCCCACCCCTTGGCCCACCGGTTTGGTGGTGAAGAAGGGATCAAACATGTGGGCCTGGACCTGCTGGGGGGGCAGCGGGCCATTGTTGCCGATGCAGAGGGTGGCGTAGCGATCGCCCCTTGGGCTGTCGCGCAGGGAGGTCGAGATCCAGATTTGCGGCTCCCGGAAATTCGCGTCCTTTTTGCAGCGCTCCTCCAAGGCGTCAATGGCGTTCGTGAGCACATTCAAAAAGACCTGGTTGAGATCTTTGGCGTAGCACTCGACGAGGGGTAGGGCGCTGTAGTCCCGATGGAGGGCGATCGCAGGGCGGCCATTGGCCTGAAAGCGATGCTGCAACATCAGCAGCGTCGTTTCGATACTGTCATTGAGATTAACGGGCTTGAGGTCCGCTTCATCTAGGAGCGAAAACCGACGCAGCGACTGCACAATGTCCTGCACCCGAGTCGCGCCGGAATGCATAGAGGTCATCAAGCGCACGGCGTCTTGCTGCACAAAGGTCGGATCAAAGTCCTGGAGCTTCCGCTGAAGCTGAGGCCCTGGCTGGGGAACTTCGGCCTGATATAGAGTCAGCAGCTCGATCAAGTCTTCAACGTAGCCCCGTAGGTGGGGCAGATTGCCCAAGATAAACGTGATGGGATTGTTGATTTCGTGGGCGATGCCGGCCACCATCTGCCCGAGGCTCGACATTTTCTCGGTTTGGACCAGGCGGGCCTGGGTTTGCTGCAAGTCCTGAAGGGCTTGGTTCAACCGCTGGTTGGCCTGGCTCAGGCGCAAGCCCGCCCGCACCCGCGCCAGCAGCTCCTGAATTTCGACCGGTTTGGCCAAGAAGTCGTCCGCCCCGGCGTCTAAGCCCTGAATGCGATCGTCGAGCTGCTCGCGGGCCGTGAGCAGGATAAAGAACGTCGCCGAGAGCTGAGGCTCGCACTTTAGGGCATGGCACAGAGACAACCCGTCCATTTCCGGCATCACCCAGTCGGAGATCACAAGATCGGGCTGCCACTGCAGAGCGGTGGCAAAACCTTCTTGTCCATCACTCACAACTCGCACGCAGTGCCCATCTTCTTCGAGGGCGCTCTGCAAAATCATTTGAGTGGTGATGTCATCATCGACAACTAAAACTTTGGACATACCGACGGGTTGTTGCTCCTGCTCAGGATGGTAAATGGGTTTGAATCCAAGACTCTAGGGCTGCTAGCTGGGATTCGATGCGCGCCAGAAGCTCAGCCGTGCCTGCACTCTGGCGATCGCGCACGCAGATCTCCAAGTCGCGGGCGATCGCCGCCAGCTCCGTCATTCCGACATTGGCGCTCGAGCCCTTGATCCGGTGGGCGTACTGCGCCACCTGCTCAAAATTGGCCTCGGCGATCGCCTGGCGCAGCAGCGGCAGCTCCTCCAGAGACTTCGCCAAAAAAGCCGTCAGCAGCTTGCGCTCAAACTCCGCTCGTCCCTTGGAGACCGATCGCAACCGCTGGAGATTGATCACCCCAGTCGGCTCCTCTGGATGCGCTGCCTCTGGCAGCTCGGGCGATCGCGCCTCCTCCAGCGGCTCAGAGCGATCCGACAGCGCGATCGCTTTCCGAGAATTGGCTCCATTCTGAGTTTTCACCCCTCTGGACCGATACACCTCCTCCGAGGGACCGATCCACAGATTATTTGCAGCGCGCTGGCGAACGCGAGTCCCCCAGTACTGCAGCAGCCGCGCCAGATCCGCCTGGTCCACCGGCTTACTGATATAGTCATCCATCCCCGCCGCCAGACACTTTTCGCGGTCCGTCGGCATCGCGTGAGCCGTCAGCGCGATCACCACCATCCGGCGCTGATCTCCCTCCCGCTCCCGCAGTAGCCGAGTCGTGGCGTAGCCATCCAAGACCGGCATCTGGCAGTCCATCAAAATCAAATCGCAGGTCTCTTTTTCCAGATACTCCAGCGCCTCCTGGCCGTGGCTCACCACCGCCGGGCTATAGCCAAACTCCTCCAGCTGATGCAAAATCACCTGCTGATTGATCGGGTGGTCCTCCACCAGCAAAATCTTCAGGTCCGATCGCTCCACCGCCACCGGCGACACCACCGGCACCGGCACATCGCAGCGCTGCCCCGCCAAATCATCCGTAATGCGGCGCGCCACCGCCGTCAGCAAACTATCAAACAGCCGCGAGGGCCGCACCGGCTTGATCAAAAAGCTCGAAATGCCCTCCAATAGCAGCTGCTCCGCGCGATCGCGCTGATAGATCGACGTCATCAGCACCACCTTCGTCTCCGCCAGCGCCTCCTCTTGGCGAATCGTCTCCACCAGCAAATCCCCCTCCCCCGCCAGCAGCTGATGATCCACAATCAGCGCATCGTAGGGAGTTCCCGCCTCCACCGCCTGCCGCAGCGTTTGCAGCGCCTCCGCTCCCGTCTCCACCTCCCCGATCTCCATCCCCCAAGCCTGGGTCAGGTAGCGAATCGACTGGCGGACCACCGCGCTTCCATCCGCAATCAGCAGCCGCAAATCCGTCAGGCCCCGGGGCAGACGCGTCACCGGGGGCAGCGTCACCGGTCGACCAAAGGTCGCGCTGAACCAGAACGTCGACCCCTGGCCCAGCTCGCTTTCCACCCCAATTTCTCCCCCCATCAGCTGCACCAGCTGCTGAGAAATCGCCAGCCCCAGACCGGTCCCCTCAAAGGGGCGCGTGAGGGACGCATCCACCTGGGAAAAGGACTGAAACAGTCGCTGCTGACCTTCCGGTGAGATTCCGATCCCCGTATCCGTCACGCTAAAGCGCAGAACCGCCTGCTGGGGCCAGGTAGCCTCCAGATTCACCCGCAAGACCACATCCCCTTGGGAGGTGAACTTGATCGCGTTGCTCATCAAGTTGAGCAGGACCTGGCGCAATCGGCCCGGATCGCCCTGGATCTGGCGAGGCACCGCCTGGTCCACCAAAATGGCGATTTCCAGGCGCTTCTCGGCGGCCTGAG
This genomic stretch from Geitlerinema sp. PCC 7407 harbors:
- the truB gene encoding tRNA pseudouridine(55) synthase TruB, with the translated sequence MQGFVNLNKPAGWTSHDCVAKVRKLLRTKRVGHGGTLDPAATGVLPIAVGKATRLLQYLPEDKAYRATVRFGVTTATDDLEGDVLSQQAAPDLTLEAIAPLLTQFLGTINQIPPRYSAIQVDGKRLYDRARAGEDFEVPARTVEVYDIRVLEWRSQAYPELDLEIACGPGTYIRSIARDLGAAAGTGAALAQLQRTASCGFRLQDSLSLEELAAALEGDRLPLTEPNDALRHLPTIQLSEPLVALWLNGRRLPLAELGDLEPGIATAPSVRIQDPAGTFLGIAAIALDAEPALLVPKLVFN
- a CDS encoding RodZ family helix-turn-helix domain-containing protein; translation: MVLKPIYSLDSASSPAVEISQEYLQSLVGQIEAEFQQSDVYGRSLAGLQVLLGEAAESAQVLVKTVGREAIRLACRYLTQSMAIAQTSAPPVSGTTAAAGRPVPPPAPPPSPHLLQISATALTPEVDTTVDTQAEALDQDVPTPFFRPANKPKKRLSAVEQEQLLEASRETALKEIGQTLRQAREAASLSVTQLHNQTLVPMHLIKALEDGNMGLLPEDVYVRGFIRRIGNALKLDGGVLAASLPAPDPVKSVIPSWYHPETTGQNSSSGGMEGLGSAHLYLGYAALMAGAVGGLFWISQQSAPDTSSHPLNDPVTPSDQSSSLSDPAPISTPGLQSSRGGVSVGGDIAPPEAMNF
- a CDS encoding BamA/TamA family outer membrane protein — its product is MRVSTAALLTMTAAAGCLATPAEASPATLAALDTAPAQAVSPSPISPAISTAIAEPETLAVQEFAAPTVVAQVYGTYQSAAPESGTSLSQNTPTTTVPTTAETSQTPANAFPRPEPAAEPAAAQAAAADGTDLALLTVSVEVVGAEGELASLVRDTVQTRPGGETSQEQIQADIQALRNTGLFRSVEASSRDTNEGLIVVFQVDPITVQSVRVEGATVLTDAIAAQQFQAQIGQTVDPALLRRGIQGVGRWYADNGYTLARVLAVRPSTSGVVTLEVAEGVVGEVRLRFVDEEGSPVDENGDPVEGRTDEEFIRREIQLQPGQVFRTKAAQEDLRRLYELGLFSDANVSLDGNASNVIVTYNVSETPSRAVNFGGGYDSNTGVYGTITYNDRNVSGTGQQLNTNVLIGTRDFQFDGRFSSPYRESNPDRPGYSVNAFRRRTVSSTFNDEVDLPNGDDPREGRYGGGVNLTKPIGDGWRGTLGLNYTRTSIRDSDGELAPFDELGNRLSFSENGIDDLTTVSLSASRDDRDNPRNPTSGSALTLSTEQSIPLGEGNILMNRVRADYSYYLPVTWLDSGDEDDREVLAFNLQGGTTLGDLPPYQAFNLGGTNSVRGYGSGDVGSGRSYILGSAEYRFPVFDPVGAVVFLDFASDLGSGDTVPGEPAEVRGKPGSGVGYGFGVRVKSPVGLIRADYGFNDDGEGRLHVGIGQKF
- a CDS encoding serine/threonine-protein kinase is translated as MNSLVGQTLQNGKYTLQEEIGRGGFGVTYKATHHYLGQWVVIKTLNEGMHNHPDFQASEQKFQDEARRLAACSHPNIVRVSDFFIEGGLPYMVMDYIPGPTLDKLVFPNNPLPEALAVHYSRQIGAALQAVHQNGLLHRDVKPQNVILREGTQDVVLIDFGIAREFSPNVTQVHTSMVSAGYAPIEQYLTKAKYTPASDVYGLAATLYALVTAQVPVASILRDRQPLAMPRSINPQLSPALEQAILRGMAMEVDQRPPTMDAWLALLPATGVAAGAMKGETRTQTAATVPVMPRRPAPPRSPAATRAAAPKPRTAAPPRRSPSPAAPRRTGDPASFPMALFGLIALAVIIGSAIAAFQIQRDRPSAPSPSPAPETPSSEPSPSIAPPIDLAPPEPSESPSPEPSVPPEPSPPSPEPSESPSPSPEPTASPSPEPTVSPSPEPVEESPAPEPSPEPPVEPVPPEPEPVPPEVVNPEPVEPAPPPAEPQPPV
- a CDS encoding response regulator; protein product: MSKVLVVDDDITTQMILQSALEEDGHCVRVVSDGQEGFATALQWQPDLVISDWVMPEMDGLSLCHALKCEPQLSATFFILLTAREQLDDRIQGLDAGADDFLAKPVEIQELLARVRAGLRLSQANQRLNQALQDLQQTQARLVQTEKMSSLGQMVAGIAHEINNPITFILGNLPHLRGYVEDLIELLTLYQAEVPQPGPQLQRKLQDFDPTFVQQDAVRLMTSMHSGATRVQDIVQSLRRFSLLDEADLKPVNLNDSIETTLLMLQHRFQANGRPAIALHRDYSALPLVECYAKDLNQVFLNVLTNAIDALEERCKKDANFREPQIWISTSLRDSPRGDRYATLCIGNNGPLPPQQVQAHMFDPFFTTKPVGQGVGMGLAISYQIVVQQHQGVIRCQTTPPSTTEFVIQIPLGQAATSAA